In Oryza brachyantha chromosome 1, ObraRS2, whole genome shotgun sequence, the following are encoded in one genomic region:
- the LOC102704203 gene encoding protein VAPYRIN-like, which yields MATAKPSTAVPAANTAAAADKPAAEQLLEVAEDEVVIDFQPNAKCRADLRLRSLHPSLPVAFKVQTSSPLKFLVSPPRGAVQPLSSASLRVVLRPQQHAPPSFPRSRGDRFLVLSSLSAAHLDSASSATSGGGANAIRLRVFFGGAYLLRLAADAGDAAAVRLLLRRQPHLLPLLEPEAALPDGAEPWAPLHAAAARGDTAEVRRLGPDALGARDREGRTALHVAAAAGEAEAAAALVDMGADAAATDARGRTPLDVAREKSYQEVVDILERWELVMTAARRGDLQSLESLLNKRTGVHGRDQYGLTALHLAAIKGHCDVIALLAGSGCMDIECEDVEGHRPLHLAVEGGSADAVELLLDMGADVHAATRRGATPLQMAVTMGYEAIAQLLRGRGADEAAAPALCIASSSSSSISCA from the exons ATGGCCACCGCGAAACCGAGCACCGCCGTCCCGGCTGCCAACACCGCCGCAGCCGCTGACAAGCCGGCGGCCGAGCAGCTCCTGGAGGTGGCGGAGGACGAGGTGGTCATCGACTTCCAGCCCAACGCCAAGTGCCGCGCGgacctccgcctccgctcgcTACACCCCTCCCTCCCCGTCGCCTTCAAGGTCCAGACCTCCTCCCCTCTCAAGTTCCTCGTCAGCCCCCCGCGCGGCGCCGTGCAGCcgctctcctccgcctccctccgcgTCGTGCTCCGCCCGCAGCAGCACGCTCCCCCGTCCTTCCCACGCTCCCGCGGCGACCGCTTCCTCgtgctctcctccctctccgccgcgCACCTCGACTCCGCCTCCAGCgccaccagcggcggcggcgccaacgCCATCCGCCTCCGCGTGTTCTTCGGCGGGGCGTACCTGCTCCGCCTCGCGGCTGACGCCGGGGACGCCGCTGCCGTGCGCCTCCTCCTGCGCCGGCAGCCGCACCTCCTGCCGCTCCTGGAGCCCGAGGCGGCCCTGCCCGACGGCGCCGAGCCGTGGGCGCCGCTgcacgcggcggccgcgaggGGGGACACGGCAGAGGTGCGGCGCCTGGGACCGGACGCGCTGGGAGCGCGTGACCGTGAGGGGAGGACCGCTCTGCACGTCGCagccgcggcgggggaggccgaggcggcagcggcgctgGTGGACAtgggcgccgacgccgcggcgaCCGACGCACGCGGGAGGACGCCGCTGGATGTGGCGCGAGAGAAGAGCTAT CAAGAAGTGGTGGACATCTTGGAACGGTGGGAGCTGGTaatgacggcggcgaggcgaggcgaccTGCAGAGCCTCGAGTCCCTACTAAACAAGCGCACCGGCGTTCATGGCCGCGATCAGTACGGCCTGACGGCGCTCCACCTTGCCGCCATCAAAGGGCACTGCGACGTGATCGCGCTGCTCGCCGGGTCAGGCTGCATGGATATCGAGTGCGAGGACGTGGAGGGGCACCGGCCGCTGCACCTCGCCGTCGAAGGCGGCAGCGCCGACGCCGTGGAGCTGCTGCTCGACATGGGCGCCGACGTGCACGCTGCCACCAGGCGGGGCGCGACGCCGCTGCAGATGGCCGTGACGATGGGGTACGAGGCCATCGCGCAGCTGCTGCGCGGCCGGGGCGCCGACGAGGCAGCCGCGCCGGCGTTGTGCATCGCgtcctcgtcttcctcctcgatATCGTGTGCCTAG